One part of the Acetoanaerobium sticklandii genome encodes these proteins:
- a CDS encoding Mrp/NBP35 family ATP-binding protein gives MSSCNTCPSASGCTQDSASCMVENNVHNQVKNVIAVMSGKGGVGKSTVTALLAKKLTKLGYKVGVLDADVTGPSIPRLFGIKDGQALSTEYGAMPVMSSENIATMSLNYLVDDEESPVLWRGPIISGTVKQFWTDVYWGELDYLLIDMPPGTGDVSLTVMQSIPLTGAVVVSTPHDMVSMIVAKSINMAKKMNVPILGLVQNMSYVLCPDCTTKIELFEKNDIESYLKRLDIKLLGELPMSSKVANMSSHVMYETEIHSCMDSVSDKVIEFVNSKKTTPVSEKKESLNPLL, from the coding sequence ATGTCATCATGCAATACTTGTCCGTCAGCTTCTGGCTGTACTCAAGATTCAGCTTCATGTATGGTAGAAAACAATGTTCACAATCAAGTAAAAAATGTAATTGCTGTTATGAGTGGAAAAGGTGGAGTTGGTAAATCTACAGTAACTGCACTACTTGCAAAAAAACTTACTAAGTTAGGTTACAAAGTAGGGGTACTCGATGCAGATGTAACAGGACCTAGTATTCCTAGACTATTTGGGATAAAGGATGGTCAGGCATTATCTACAGAATATGGGGCGATGCCTGTTATGTCCTCTGAAAATATAGCAACCATGTCACTTAATTATTTAGTGGACGATGAAGAAAGCCCAGTGCTATGGAGAGGGCCTATAATTTCTGGAACTGTAAAGCAGTTTTGGACTGATGTTTACTGGGGAGAATTAGACTATTTACTTATAGATATGCCTCCAGGAACTGGAGATGTATCACTTACTGTTATGCAGTCTATCCCTCTTACTGGAGCTGTGGTAGTGTCTACACCTCACGATATGGTATCTATGATAGTTGCAAAATCTATAAATATGGCTAAAAAAATGAATGTGCCTATCTTAGGGCTAGTTCAAAATATGAGCTATGTACTTTGCCCAGATTGCACTACAAAAATAGAATTATTTGAAAAAAATGATATTGAATCATATCTAAAAAGACTAGACATAAAGTTACTAGGAGAGCTTCCAATGTCTTCAAAGGTTGCAAATATGTCATCTCATGTGATGTACGAAACAGAAATCCATTCTTGTATGGATAGCGTTTCAGATAAAGTGATAGAATTTGTCAATTCTAAAAAAACTACTCCGGTTAGCGAAAAAAAAGAAAGTCTTAATCCTCTTTTATAA
- a CDS encoding ABC transporter permease, with protein sequence MKKKSYKLQQYLIALCFILSINFLIPRLMPGDPFTFLSSDEGQVNSVFAQEDIEKYKAYYGLDKPMIAQAGSYIKNLLKGDLGYSIFYKEKVAKIIVDRLGWTFFIVISASFLSALFGIAFGCISAYYKGSSLDKLLNFLFVALSEIPSFLIGLLLLFIFAANLKWFPLSGGMTHFSEGGSLTFNLYDKIRHAVLPVTSLAIAMMGHYYLLSRASLIKVMDKAYIKTAKAKGLKNHRVLFVHGLKNALLPMVTHFFMNMGTMMGGAVLVENVFKYPGLGTMMRSAIAMRDYTLIQGIFLFMTVIVLAMNYFADRVYKQIDPRIRESLR encoded by the coding sequence ATGAAGAAAAAAAGCTATAAATTACAGCAATATTTAATAGCGCTATGCTTTATACTATCGATCAATTTTCTGATTCCAAGACTAATGCCTGGGGACCCTTTTACTTTCTTGTCATCTGATGAAGGACAAGTGAACTCGGTTTTTGCTCAGGAGGATATAGAAAAATATAAGGCTTATTATGGACTAGACAAGCCTATGATAGCTCAAGCAGGAAGCTATATTAAAAATCTACTAAAAGGAGACCTTGGCTACAGTATTTTTTATAAGGAAAAGGTAGCTAAAATAATAGTAGATAGGTTAGGATGGACATTTTTTATAGTAATAAGTGCTTCTTTTTTGTCTGCTTTATTTGGAATAGCTTTTGGATGTATTAGTGCATATTATAAAGGCTCTAGCTTAGACAAATTGCTTAACTTTTTATTTGTTGCCTTATCAGAAATCCCTTCATTTCTGATAGGGCTTTTGCTACTATTTATATTTGCAGCAAATTTAAAATGGTTTCCGCTATCTGGAGGGATGACTCATTTTAGTGAAGGAGGTAGCCTTACTTTTAATCTATACGATAAAATAAGACACGCTGTACTTCCTGTTACTTCACTTGCGATCGCAATGATGGGTCATTACTATCTGCTTAGCAGGGCTAGTTTAATTAAAGTTATGGATAAAGCCTATATAAAAACAGCTAAGGCTAAGGGCCTTAAAAATCATAGAGTGTTATTTGTACATGGCCTTAAAAATGCGCTTTTGCCTATGGTTACTCATTTTTTTATGAATATGGGAACTATGATGGGTGGAGCTGTACTTGTTGAAAATGTATTTAAATATCCAGGACTTGGAACTATGATGAGATCAGCTATAGCTATGAGAGACTATACACTTATTCAAGGTATATTTTTATTTATGACAGTTATAGTTCTTGCTATGAATTATTTTGCTGACAGGGTATATAAGCAAATTGACCCTAGGATAAGAGAAAGCTTAAGATAA
- a CDS encoding ABC transporter substrate-binding protein, producing MKFKAMKFVGAIALSCILVLSGCSQAIDSTEKTTEEAKEEQGVVEVIKLATEDWGYPSPFTHYSRGPGIYKMQMIFDSLLERDENGLIPWMAKSYEVSEDGLEYKFFMNEGMKWHDGEDVTVDDIKFSFEYFAKYPPVSNGVMMNGKEFIKEIKLEDDNAVTFVLEQKSAVALDTIGKVKIIPKHIWGNVTDPNTFTAPEATIGCGPYKLTNYNMEQATYEFTAFEDYYGPKQRVMKVQFAPVSDSILAFENQEIDMVSVGTDLLDRYKADENFTVVENPAFWGYKMVFNIEKIPALKQADVRKAVAHAIDVNELIDKVERGAAKPGSSGYLPPDHIWYNSDVPKYDFDIEKSKELLGENTLGFELLIGNSSNEIKLAELMKISLEKAGIKIDIKPADTKTRDAAVKNGDFQVAIIGHGGWGADANMLKTSFFSSAKGGSGSVATNVIPGYENEDIKALADMQSKELDEQKRKEMVFELQKMIGEDLPMLPIYYTSGYTIYNKTKYDGWMNMFDHHSLEHSKLSYLER from the coding sequence ATGAAATTCAAAGCAATGAAATTCGTGGGAGCTATAGCATTATCTTGTATACTAGTGCTAAGCGGATGTTCACAAGCAATTGATTCAACTGAAAAAACAACTGAGGAAGCGAAGGAAGAACAAGGTGTGGTTGAAGTAATTAAACTTGCAACTGAAGACTGGGGATATCCTAGTCCATTTACTCATTACTCAAGAGGGCCAGGAATATACAAAATGCAAATGATTTTTGATTCTCTTTTAGAAAGAGATGAAAATGGACTTATTCCATGGATGGCGAAATCATATGAGGTATCTGAGGATGGATTAGAGTATAAATTTTTCATGAATGAAGGTATGAAATGGCATGACGGTGAGGATGTAACCGTAGATGATATTAAATTCAGCTTTGAATATTTTGCAAAATATCCACCAGTATCTAATGGAGTAATGATGAATGGCAAAGAGTTTATAAAAGAGATAAAGCTAGAAGATGACAACGCGGTGACCTTTGTACTAGAACAAAAAAGTGCAGTTGCACTTGACACTATTGGTAAGGTGAAAATTATTCCAAAACATATTTGGGGAAATGTAACCGACCCTAATACATTTACAGCACCAGAAGCTACCATAGGGTGTGGACCTTATAAGCTAACAAATTACAATATGGAGCAAGCTACATATGAATTCACAGCTTTTGAAGATTACTACGGACCAAAGCAAAGAGTTATGAAAGTTCAGTTTGCACCAGTTAGCGACTCTATTTTAGCTTTTGAAAATCAAGAAATTGATATGGTATCAGTAGGAACAGACTTACTTGATAGATATAAAGCTGATGAGAATTTTACAGTAGTTGAAAATCCAGCTTTTTGGGGATACAAAATGGTGTTTAATATAGAAAAAATTCCAGCACTTAAGCAAGCTGATGTTAGAAAAGCTGTTGCTCATGCAATTGATGTAAATGAACTTATTGATAAAGTGGAAAGAGGAGCTGCTAAACCAGGAAGCAGTGGCTATCTTCCCCCTGACCACATCTGGTATAACAGCGATGTGCCAAAATATGACTTTGATATAGAAAAATCAAAAGAATTATTAGGAGAAAATACTCTTGGTTTTGAACTACTTATTGGAAATTCAAGTAATGAAATCAAACTTGCAGAGCTTATGAAAATCAGCTTAGAAAAAGCAGGAATTAAAATAGACATAAAACCGGCAGATACAAAAACTAGAGATGCAGCTGTAAAAAATGGAGATTTCCAAGTCGCTATTATAGGTCATGGTGGCTGGGGAGCAGATGCCAATATGCTAAAAACTTCATTTTTCTCATCAGCTAAAGGAGGCTCTGGTTCAGTAGCGACAAATGTTATTCCAGGATATGAAAATGAAGATATTAAAGCTTTGGCTGATATGCAAAGTAAAGAGTTAGATGAGCAAAAGAGAAAAGAGATGGTGTTTGAGCTTCAAAAAATGATAGGAGAAGATCTTCCTATGCTACCGATTTATTATACTTCTGGATATACAATATATAATAAAACCAAGTATGATGGTTGGATGAACATGTTTGATCACCATAGTTTAGAACATAGTAAATTATCGTACCTTGAGAGGTAG
- a CDS encoding hydratase, giving the protein MVKVFADGGYIYKGREIVCMAEDFSSDRVSNFLTAQGEDIVSKDEMIKNTMTYSILEAHNVSDNVKGLRLKFDALASHDITYVGIIQTARASALEQFPIPYVLTNCHNSLCAVGGTINEDDHIFGLSAAKKYGGIYVPAHQAVIHQYMREMMAKSGSMILGSDSHTRYGALGTLAIGEGGPELVKQILGKTYDIAYPKVVGIYLENKPKKGVGPQDVALSLIKEVFSKGIVKNKVLEFIGPGIFDLSVDFRSGIDVMTTETTCLSSIWMTDDKVKEYYEIHKRPDAYKKMEPKSIAYYDSIIKIDLSKIKPMIALPFHPSNVYSMEDLITNPYDVLSIAEKEANLQLEDSALKLNLVDKIVDGKIKVDQGIIAGCAGGSYENIVNAANIIKGSFVGDDYYNISVYPASQPIYMSLIKNGVIPTLMQAGANIKTAFCGPCFGASDVPGNKTLSIRHTTRNFPSREGSKPSDGQISSVALMDALSIAATSANKGYLTPATDIDFDDYIPNYEFDDAIYNNRVYFGFSKPNKNEDLRFGPNIKDWPKMKSLSENIMLKIDSVILDSVTTTDELIPSGETSSYRSNPLKLAEFTLSRKDPGYVDRAKASKNFDLELEAGYMNLREELKAIVDKVMDAKGINEDERADFLSKTNFGSCIFALKPGDGSAREQAASCQRVLGGLANISVEYATKRYRSNLINWGMLPFTLAKGEAVNFEVGDIILIEGIKEALISGESKFEALCIGKDKKEKVLLELNDLTKPEKEILLAGSLINSYQK; this is encoded by the coding sequence ATGGTAAAAGTTTTTGCTGATGGTGGATATATTTATAAAGGTAGAGAGATTGTTTGCATGGCAGAGGATTTCTCATCTGATAGAGTAAGTAATTTCTTGACTGCTCAAGGTGAAGATATAGTAAGCAAAGATGAAATGATAAAAAATACTATGACATATTCAATTCTTGAGGCTCATAACGTTAGCGATAACGTGAAAGGCTTAAGACTTAAATTTGATGCTTTGGCCTCTCATGATATAACCTATGTGGGAATAATTCAAACGGCTAGAGCAAGTGCCTTAGAACAATTTCCAATCCCATATGTACTTACAAATTGTCACAACAGCTTATGTGCAGTAGGAGGAACAATAAACGAAGATGACCATATTTTTGGACTCTCAGCGGCAAAAAAATATGGAGGAATCTATGTACCTGCACACCAGGCAGTAATCCATCAATATATGAGAGAGATGATGGCAAAATCTGGCAGTATGATTTTAGGTTCTGACAGCCATACTAGATATGGAGCTCTTGGGACACTAGCTATAGGTGAAGGTGGGCCAGAGCTTGTGAAGCAGATTCTTGGCAAAACTTATGATATAGCCTATCCAAAGGTAGTAGGTATTTATCTTGAGAACAAACCGAAAAAGGGTGTAGGACCTCAAGACGTAGCTCTTTCGCTTATTAAGGAAGTATTTTCAAAGGGTATTGTCAAAAACAAAGTGCTTGAATTTATAGGCCCTGGAATTTTCGATTTATCTGTAGACTTTAGAAGTGGTATAGATGTAATGACTACTGAAACCACTTGTCTTTCATCGATTTGGATGACTGATGATAAGGTTAAGGAGTATTATGAAATTCATAAAAGACCTGATGCATATAAAAAAATGGAGCCTAAATCAATTGCTTATTATGACAGTATAATAAAAATAGATTTAAGCAAAATAAAGCCTATGATAGCATTGCCTTTTCACCCTAGTAATGTATACAGTATGGAGGATTTAATAACAAATCCATATGATGTGCTTAGCATAGCTGAAAAAGAAGCAAATCTTCAACTAGAAGACTCGGCTTTAAAGCTTAATCTAGTGGATAAAATAGTAGATGGAAAAATTAAAGTTGACCAAGGAATAATTGCAGGGTGTGCAGGCGGAAGCTACGAAAATATAGTAAATGCCGCTAATATTATAAAAGGAAGCTTCGTGGGAGATGATTACTATAATATAAGCGTCTATCCTGCTAGCCAGCCTATTTATATGAGTTTGATTAAAAATGGTGTAATTCCTACTCTTATGCAAGCTGGGGCAAATATAAAAACTGCTTTTTGTGGACCATGCTTTGGAGCTTCTGATGTTCCGGGCAACAAAACATTAAGCATTAGACATACTACTAGAAATTTTCCTAGCAGAGAAGGATCTAAACCGTCTGATGGACAGATTTCAAGTGTGGCACTTATGGATGCCCTATCAATTGCAGCTACATCTGCAAACAAGGGCTATCTGACTCCTGCTACTGATATTGATTTTGACGATTACATTCCAAACTATGAATTTGATGATGCGATTTATAATAATAGAGTGTACTTCGGATTTTCCAAGCCTAACAAAAATGAAGACCTTCGATTTGGACCTAATATCAAAGATTGGCCTAAGATGAAGAGCCTAAGTGAAAATATCATGCTAAAAATTGATAGTGTAATTTTAGACAGCGTTACTACGACTGATGAGCTTATTCCATCTGGAGAAACCTCTTCATATAGATCGAATCCTTTAAAGCTTGCCGAGTTTACTTTATCCAGAAAAGACCCTGGATATGTAGATAGAGCTAAAGCTTCTAAGAACTTTGATTTAGAACTTGAAGCTGGATATATGAATCTTCGTGAAGAGCTTAAAGCTATAGTGGATAAGGTTATGGATGCAAAGGGTATAAATGAGGATGAGAGAGCAGATTTTCTGAGCAAAACAAATTTTGGAAGCTGCATTTTTGCTTTGAAGCCTGGAGATGGTTCAGCTAGAGAGCAAGCGGCATCTTGCCAAAGAGTGCTAGGAGGACTTGCGAATATATCAGTAGAATATGCGACAAAGCGTTATAGAAGCAATCTTATAAACTGGGGGATGCTTCCGTTTACTTTAGCAAAAGGAGAAGCTGTAAATTTTGAAGTAGGAGATATTATCTTGATAGAGGGTATAAAAGAGGCTCTTATATCAGGAGAATCAAAATTTGAAGCTCTTTGCATAGGAAAGGATAAAAAAGAAAAAGTGTTACTTGAGCTAAATGACCTTACTAAGCCTGAAAAAGAAATACTTTTAGCTGGCTCGCTGATAAACAGCTACCAAAAATAA
- a CDS encoding ABC transporter ATP-binding protein — MIALNNINISYGNLKVLENFSISLEKGKVHCIFGASGCGKTTLLNALTGINKIELGEKLNLDNKKFSYVFQEDRLLPWATALENVLFVLRDRYCDEEAKQIAEKYLNIVGLGKFINAYPSELSGGMQRRVSFARALSYRGEVFILDEPFKGLDFKLKTELINYLLESDIKENSYIVFVTHDMQEALSFSDYIYIVDGPPLKIIEKIEIHKNK, encoded by the coding sequence ATGATAGCTCTTAATAACATCAATATAAGCTACGGGAATCTAAAAGTACTAGAGAATTTTTCTATCTCTCTTGAAAAAGGTAAAGTTCACTGCATATTTGGAGCTTCAGGCTGTGGAAAAACAACTCTTTTAAATGCTCTTACTGGTATAAATAAGATTGAGTTAGGCGAGAAACTCAACCTTGATAATAAAAAATTCTCATATGTGTTTCAAGAAGACAGGCTACTTCCTTGGGCTACAGCTTTAGAAAATGTATTGTTTGTGCTAAGGGACAGGTACTGCGATGAAGAAGCAAAACAAATTGCAGAAAAATATCTAAATATAGTTGGCTTAGGGAAATTTATTAATGCTTATCCAAGTGAGCTATCTGGAGGAATGCAAAGAAGAGTGAGCTTTGCAAGAGCGCTTTCTTATAGGGGAGAGGTATTTATTTTAGATGAGCCATTTAAAGGGTTAGATTTTAAATTGAAAACTGAGCTTATAAATTACTTGCTAGAATCGGATATAAAAGAAAACTCATATATAGTCTTTGTTACTCACGATATGCAAGAAGCTCTTAGTTTTTCTGATTACATCTATATTGTGGATGGACCACCTCTTAAAATAATCGAAAAAATTGAAATCCATAAGAACAAATAG
- a CDS encoding ABC transporter substrate-binding protein — translation MKSKKKLISIVASLFLVVSLAGCSQSQPVPEATPEPEPEQVEVQKETMKIAALKGPTGMGMVQLMENDELGESAIDYDISLLESPDDIVGKVISKEIDIAAVPTNLALTLYNKTQREVQLLAVNTLGVVYVLENGQEVNSIADLKGKTMAASGKGATPDFVMQYILKQNAMEQDKDVMVDFTLQHADLAAAMASGDVKLGMLPQPHVTTAMMKNPDLRIALDITAEYKAASGTDSDLPMGCIIVQKGFANEHKELVQQFMDEYKASVDFVNNESEKAATLMEKHKILPNAAVALKAIPYSNIVYIEGMDAKDSLTSYYQILFDFEPKSIGGKLADDGFYYQN, via the coding sequence ATGAAAAGCAAGAAAAAATTAATTTCAATTGTAGCCTCATTATTTTTAGTAGTTTCTTTAGCTGGATGCAGTCAAAGCCAGCCAGTACCTGAGGCTACACCGGAGCCAGAGCCTGAGCAAGTCGAGGTTCAAAAAGAAACTATGAAAATAGCAGCTCTAAAAGGACCTACTGGTATGGGAATGGTACAGCTGATGGAAAATGATGAGCTAGGAGAATCTGCGATTGATTACGATATCAGTTTACTAGAAAGCCCTGATGATATAGTGGGAAAAGTTATAAGCAAAGAAATAGATATTGCAGCTGTTCCTACGAATTTAGCGCTTACTTTATATAATAAAACTCAAAGAGAAGTACAGCTTCTTGCAGTAAACACTCTTGGTGTTGTATATGTACTTGAAAATGGACAAGAAGTAAATTCTATAGCTGACCTTAAAGGAAAGACTATGGCGGCAAGTGGAAAGGGAGCTACTCCTGATTTCGTAATGCAGTACATATTAAAACAAAATGCTATGGAGCAAGATAAAGATGTGATGGTAGATTTTACACTTCAGCATGCTGATTTAGCTGCGGCAATGGCATCTGGAGATGTGAAGCTAGGTATGCTTCCTCAGCCTCATGTTACTACGGCTATGATGAAAAATCCTGATTTGAGAATAGCCCTTGATATTACTGCTGAATATAAAGCAGCATCAGGAACAGACTCGGATCTTCCTATGGGTTGCATTATAGTTCAAAAAGGATTTGCAAATGAGCATAAAGAGTTAGTTCAACAGTTTATGGATGAATACAAAGCTTCTGTAGATTTTGTAAATAACGAGTCAGAAAAAGCAGCAACCTTGATGGAAAAGCATAAAATCCTGCCAAATGCAGCAGTTGCTCTAAAAGCTATTCCTTATTCTAATATAGTATATATTGAAGGAATGGATGCAAAGGATTCTCTTACTTCTTACTACCAGATACTGTTCGATTTTGAACCTAAGTCCATTGGGGGAAAATTAGCTGATGATGGATTCTACTATCAAAACTAA
- a CDS encoding class I SAM-dependent methyltransferase, translating to MNNFNETFIKNWREERKMNIEETRVFWDTKAHSYNKGVYEKNQRKSQLAEAFFGKGIITKDSKVLDIGAGPGNYAIPFAKLVSEVTALDISEEMVKYLKENAQKEGLKNISAFQSSWEELDTDTDRFTKQYDLVFASMTPAVSSYESLIKMIDASRSYCYLSGFVYRQDSIWDEIREKILKKDKDEEKQNKIYYAFNILWNMGMHPEIEYYEREHVHTYETRDLIDMYTQKAKSSAKDISKEEIEQIEKFIRSKEDNNIVEENMKSKSAALIWKVL from the coding sequence ATGAATAATTTTAATGAGACTTTTATAAAAAATTGGAGAGAAGAAAGGAAAATGAATATAGAAGAAACTAGAGTTTTTTGGGATACAAAAGCTCACAGCTATAATAAAGGAGTGTATGAAAAAAATCAGAGAAAATCTCAGCTTGCAGAAGCTTTTTTTGGAAAAGGAATTATAACTAAAGATAGCAAAGTACTTGATATAGGAGCAGGACCAGGCAATTATGCTATACCATTCGCAAAGCTTGTAAGTGAGGTGACTGCTTTAGATATCTCCGAGGAAATGGTCAAATATCTAAAAGAAAATGCACAAAAAGAAGGATTAAAAAACATATCAGCATTTCAATCGAGTTGGGAAGAACTTGACACAGATACAGACAGGTTTACTAAACAGTATGATTTGGTATTTGCATCTATGACGCCGGCTGTTAGTAGCTATGAATCTCTTATTAAGATGATTGATGCATCTAGAAGCTATTGTTATCTTAGTGGATTTGTTTATAGGCAAGATAGTATTTGGGATGAGATAAGAGAAAAAATACTAAAAAAAGACAAAGACGAAGAAAAGCAAAATAAAATCTACTATGCTTTTAATATTCTTTGGAATATGGGAATGCATCCTGAGATTGAATATTACGAAAGAGAGCATGTACATACATATGAAACAAGAGATTTGATAGATATGTATACTCAAAAAGCAAAATCAAGTGCTAAAGATATAAGTAAAGAAGAGATAGAGCAAATAGAAAAGTTTATCAGGAGTAAAGAAGATAATAATATAGTAGAAGAAAATATGAAGTCAAAATCTGCTGCACTTATATGGAAGGTTTTATAA
- a CDS encoding ABC transporter permease, producing MMDSTIKTKSYIKTILIIGFWIMVWQIGYIIVGRDLYLPAPFQVFSRLTELGAEKAFWMSIMYSVYRVGLGVILSIILGIAVGIISGMNDLVYEILNPAMVAIKSTPVMSFIILALIWFSSTNSPIFICFLMCFPLVWTNTVAGIRNVDKKLLEMAHIYDVSKKQIIKKIYLLSLKPYFVSSSVQALGLGWKVTVAAEVLSNPRHSIGGNLYAAKAYLDIPGLFAWTITVIGLSYVFEVFFVSLMKKKMGSERL from the coding sequence ATGATGGATTCTACTATCAAAACTAAAAGCTATATAAAAACTATATTAATTATAGGATTTTGGATAATGGTGTGGCAGATAGGCTATATCATAGTGGGTAGGGATTTATATCTCCCTGCCCCTTTTCAAGTGTTTTCAAGATTAACGGAGCTTGGAGCTGAAAAGGCATTTTGGATGTCCATAATGTATTCAGTGTATAGAGTAGGTCTAGGAGTTATCTTGTCGATAATCTTAGGGATAGCTGTTGGAATAATCTCTGGAATGAATGATTTGGTCTATGAAATATTGAATCCAGCTATGGTTGCTATTAAATCTACGCCTGTTATGTCTTTTATAATACTTGCATTGATTTGGTTTTCATCTACAAACTCACCTATATTCATTTGTTTTCTGATGTGTTTTCCTCTAGTGTGGACAAATACTGTTGCAGGGATAAGGAATGTAGATAAAAAACTGCTTGAAATGGCACATATATATGATGTAAGCAAAAAACAAATCATAAAGAAAATATATCTTCTTTCATTAAAACCTTATTTTGTATCTAGCTCCGTGCAGGCTCTCGGTCTAGGGTGGAAGGTGACTGTTGCGGCAGAAGTGCTAAGCAATCCGAGACATTCCATAGGAGGGAATCTATATGCAGCAAAGGCATACCTTGATATACCAGGGTTATTTGCTTGGACTATCACTGTGATAGGTCTTAGCTATGTCTTTGAGGTTTTCTTTGTAAGCCTTATGAAGAAAAAAATGGGAAGTGAAAGATTATGA
- a CDS encoding DUF134 domain-containing protein, translated as MPRPKIYRRVEFFPDSTYFVPMGVPSCKLEQIDIMMEELEAMRLKDIEGLNQEECAKRMNVSRQTFQNIIDSARKKVAMSLTEGKAIKIGGGNYISARCEFYCDKCKKSYKITKLEDKEVCPVCGTTEVLCTKKIEGCRKWCRGDIKIQK; from the coding sequence TTGCCAAGACCAAAGATATATAGAAGAGTGGAGTTTTTTCCTGATTCTACTTATTTTGTGCCGATGGGAGTACCCTCGTGCAAGCTAGAGCAGATAGATATAATGATGGAAGAGCTAGAAGCTATGAGGCTAAAAGATATTGAAGGATTAAATCAAGAAGAATGTGCAAAAAGAATGAATGTATCTAGACAAACATTTCAAAATATAATAGACAGTGCTAGAAAAAAAGTGGCTATGAGCCTAACCGAAGGCAAAGCGATTAAAATAGGAGGCGGAAATTATATTTCTGCAAGGTGTGAGTTTTACTGCGATAAATGTAAAAAAAGTTATAAAATAACTAAATTAGAGGATAAAGAAGTATGTCCAGTGTGTGGGACTACTGAGGTGCTTTGTACTAAAAAAATAGAAGGCTGTAGAAAATGGTGCAGAGGAGATATTAAGATTCAAAAGTAG
- a CDS encoding FmdE family protein — MEQLWKDTAKFHGHQCQGLAIGFKAALAAREYFEISSTDDEDLVCISENDACGIDAIQYLLKCTVGKGNLLIKMRGKSAYNFFDRTKNRSIRLVLKDMNKDMTREEKQNYLLNHDSKELFDYTEVRHQIPERARIFNNVTCSNCGEKLAEHFARIQDNKPVCIDCFTEYKRFD, encoded by the coding sequence ATGGAACAATTATGGAAAGATACTGCTAAATTTCACGGCCATCAGTGCCAAGGTTTAGCAATTGGATTTAAAGCAGCACTTGCAGCTAGAGAATATTTTGAAATCAGTAGCACTGATGACGAAGATTTAGTTTGTATTTCAGAAAACGATGCCTGTGGAATCGATGCTATTCAGTACTTACTAAAATGTACAGTCGGTAAGGGAAATCTCCTTATAAAAATGAGAGGAAAATCTGCCTACAACTTCTTTGATCGCACTAAAAATCGTTCGATTAGATTAGTTTTAAAAGATATGAACAAAGATATGACAAGAGAAGAAAAGCAGAACTATCTTCTTAACCATGATAGTAAAGAATTATTTGATTACACTGAAGTTAGACATCAAATACCTGAAAGAGCTAGAATATTTAATAATGTAACATGTAGTAATTGCGGTGAAAAATTAGCAGAGCATTTTGCTCGAATCCAAGATAATAAACCAGTATGTATAGATTGCTTTACTGAATACAAAAGATTTGATTAA
- a CDS encoding Fur family transcriptional regulator, translating into MEDDRNNKTGSAWSNELQKIKSIIERENLKFTIQKQLILEALLSSKEHMTINELHEKLKVNNIGIATLYRNLDSFKNLGIITEINVEGKAYYEMKIFGGKPIHIHFKCTNCGKIMDIEDNKLYYEYLKLNRLIEEGDLLIYDSVFTFKGICSDCKKLKE; encoded by the coding sequence ATGGAAGATGATAGAAATAATAAAACAGGTTCTGCTTGGAGTAATGAATTACAGAAGATTAAGAGTATAATAGAGAGAGAAAACTTGAAATTTACTATACAAAAACAGCTCATATTAGAAGCCTTGCTTTCTTCGAAAGAGCATATGACTATCAATGAGCTCCATGAAAAGTTGAAGGTTAATAATATTGGAATAGCTACTTTATATAGAAATTTAGATTCTTTCAAAAATTTAGGGATAATTACTGAAATAAATGTAGAAGGAAAGGCTTATTATGAGATGAAGATATTTGGTGGAAAGCCTATACATATTCATTTCAAATGTACGAATTGTGGAAAAATAATGGATATTGAAGATAATAAGCTATACTATGAATATCTTAAACTAAATAGATTAATAGAAGAAGGGGATTTATTAATCTATGATTCTGTGTTTACTTTTAAAGGTATTTGCAGTGATTGCAAGAAATTAAAAGAATAA